The Leadbettera azotonutricia ZAS-9 genome has a window encoding:
- a CDS encoding LuxR C-terminal-related transcriptional regulator, producing the protein MITKNLIERPGLGHLLEEAIQRPVVTVIAGAGYGKTQAVYAFIKTQPVQAVWVQLSERDNIPERFWENFTAAVSSINPDSAARLRSESFPESERQFERYVAIPKEDIDPRQKYIFVYDDFHLLKDKRVLRYLEHSVTSPFPNISSILISRNEIPINLMSLKSRGMVAEITQEDLRFSREETEDYFCLRKIKFPPQIVDEICRDTEGWAFAIHLSALSARDDEAYAPRALRSNIFKLIESEVMAKIPADLKKFCIKLSLIDYWAPELLKELAHDTGLDEKIETIGPFIRFDTYLNSWMIHHLFLEYLQEFQNKLMEEEKIDIWDTAAKWCANNNRQVDALIYYEKAGNYNDIAALLFAMPLMLPSRIAKLLLEILERTPDDIYQKHPILFIIRSRTLNSMGLYSKTKSELEEIIPGLEKKKDQLGYRILMGCYINLGFSCILNVSCTGDYNFVHYFEKAEQYRKLCGHVSGLPVSVASVGSYVISIKNPEREEFEHYINNLTAIIPYTVSVMAGCLYGCDDLARGELAFFSMELETAEMDLLKALAKAREKDQYEIENCCLYYLLRIYLCRGRLDEKEKIFKQLDAILEKPFYLNRVMHYDIVMGWYYAHTGQAEKVPLWLKDEFEENDLLSRSRELEILVKAKYHFAERHYPTALAALENIKEDNLFLGRIETRVLEACCCYRLDDKKGAFKSLKAAYELASPAGLIMPFAELGKDMRTLTGAAIKENVLPLEWLEKIHRASSAYAKKIHLFNENSQGANRQNTLQNKLMYPPLSPRERDVLIWLSQGLTREEIAVASTLSPNTIKSTIRSIYNKLGAVNRADAIRLGIDAGIIKS; encoded by the coding sequence ATGATAACAAAAAATTTAATAGAGCGGCCGGGGCTCGGTCATCTTCTTGAAGAAGCGATACAGCGTCCGGTGGTTACCGTAATTGCCGGGGCAGGATACGGCAAAACCCAGGCTGTTTATGCATTTATAAAAACCCAGCCCGTACAGGCGGTATGGGTTCAGCTATCCGAACGGGACAATATACCGGAGCGCTTTTGGGAAAATTTCACCGCCGCCGTATCCAGCATAAATCCCGATTCAGCCGCAAGGCTAAGGTCAGAGAGCTTCCCCGAATCCGAACGGCAGTTTGAACGCTATGTTGCCATACCCAAAGAGGATATAGACCCACGGCAGAAATACATTTTTGTGTACGATGATTTCCATCTCCTCAAAGACAAACGAGTGCTCCGCTATCTTGAGCATTCTGTTACCAGCCCGTTTCCCAATATCTCTTCGATCCTGATATCCAGGAATGAAATTCCCATTAATCTGATGAGCCTCAAATCCCGAGGCATGGTTGCTGAAATTACCCAGGAGGATCTCAGGTTCAGCAGGGAAGAAACCGAGGACTACTTCTGCTTACGGAAAATCAAATTCCCGCCCCAGATCGTGGACGAGATATGCCGTGACACCGAAGGCTGGGCTTTTGCCATACATCTCTCAGCCCTGTCAGCCAGGGACGACGAGGCTTATGCACCCAGGGCACTGCGCTCGAACATCTTCAAACTGATAGAAAGCGAAGTAATGGCAAAAATACCCGCGGATCTTAAGAAATTTTGCATTAAACTTTCACTCATCGATTATTGGGCGCCTGAACTTCTGAAGGAGCTTGCGCATGATACAGGACTGGATGAAAAGATTGAAACTATCGGCCCCTTTATCCGGTTTGATACTTACCTTAATTCATGGATGATACATCACCTCTTTCTGGAATACCTCCAGGAGTTTCAAAATAAATTGATGGAAGAAGAGAAAATTGACATCTGGGATACTGCGGCAAAATGGTGCGCCAATAACAACAGGCAGGTTGACGCCCTTATTTATTATGAAAAGGCCGGCAATTATAACGATATTGCCGCACTCCTTTTTGCCATGCCTCTTATGCTTCCCAGCCGTATTGCAAAACTTCTTCTGGAGATATTAGAGAGAACACCGGATGATATTTATCAAAAACACCCTATCCTCTTTATCATACGCAGCCGTACGCTTAATAGCATGGGGCTCTACTCAAAAACAAAAAGCGAACTGGAAGAAATCATCCCTGGACTCGAAAAGAAAAAAGATCAGCTTGGTTACAGGATCCTCATGGGATGCTATATCAATCTGGGCTTCAGCTGCATTCTCAATGTCAGCTGTACGGGAGATTATAACTTTGTCCACTATTTTGAAAAGGCCGAACAGTACCGCAAGCTTTGCGGCCATGTTTCAGGCCTTCCCGTTTCAGTAGCTTCAGTCGGATCATACGTCATCAGTATCAAAAACCCCGAGCGGGAAGAATTCGAGCACTACATCAATAACCTTACTGCCATAATTCCCTATACCGTTTCGGTAATGGCGGGATGCCTGTACGGCTGTGACGATCTTGCCAGGGGGGAGCTTGCTTTCTTTTCCATGGAACTGGAAACCGCAGAAATGGACCTGCTTAAAGCCCTTGCAAAAGCCCGTGAAAAAGATCAGTACGAAATCGAAAACTGTTGCCTCTATTATCTTCTCAGAATATATCTGTGCCGTGGGCGCCTTGACGAGAAGGAAAAAATATTCAAGCAGCTTGATGCAATCCTCGAAAAACCCTTCTACCTCAACCGGGTGATGCATTATGATATCGTTATGGGCTGGTACTATGCCCATACAGGGCAGGCAGAAAAAGTACCATTATGGCTTAAGGATGAATTTGAAGAAAACGATCTCCTGTCCAGATCGAGGGAACTTGAGATTTTGGTAAAGGCTAAATACCACTTTGCCGAACGTCATTATCCTACAGCCCTGGCAGCCCTGGAAAACATCAAAGAGGACAACCTGTTTTTAGGCCGCATAGAAACCAGGGTCCTCGAAGCCTGCTGCTGTTACCGTCTGGATGACAAGAAAGGCGCGTTTAAAAGCCTTAAGGCGGCTTACGAGCTTGCTTCCCCTGCGGGGCTTATCATGCCTTTTGCCGAACTCGGCAAGGATATGAGAACCCTCACCGGGGCTGCCATTAAAGAGAATGTCCTTCCCCTTGAATGGCTGGAAAAAATTCACCGTGCTTCTTCGGCGTATGCAAAAAAAATCCATCTTTTCAATGAAAACTCCCAGGGGGCAAACAGGCAAAACACCCTCCAGAATAAATTGATGTACCCACCACTCTCCCCCCGTGAACGGGACGTGCTGATATGGCTCTCACAGGGCCTTACAAGGGAAGAAATTGCCGTAGCCTCAACCCTCTCGCCGAATACCATCAAAAGCACTATCAGAAGCATCTACAACAAGCTGGGCGCTGTTAACCGTGCAGATGCCATAAGGCTCGGAATTGATGCAGGCATAATAAAATCGTAA
- a CDS encoding FliG C-terminal domain-containing protein: protein MGKLKIPADDTPSRDAFVPLNAGLAAYRQILTQRDNPIPPERSADGLVKTGEGLSKTVRPAKKKDTGTEPVSRYRRVAQFLVLVGSDKAAEILSYLDPDQVEAVSKEIVSIKGITPEEGEAVLDEFRSLLSSPYAYSGSSQGGIEAARRLLYAAFGPEKGESFLVKTVPEAAENPFDFLKDYSGEQLALFFRDESPAAMAMVLSRLPSRLSAAALANTAPARKLEVVKRIARMGETHPEVIERAAAAMKEKARHFGRSDDTAEMDGMGALTAILRHSDISFGDRLLDELSYEDPELSKGLKDRLYTLDDVVLASDRPIQEKLHSMPDMDIALLIKGRSEAFVKKIMGNLSSGRGERIREEGEIMGAVPKIEAEAAAREFLGWFRLNREEGRILMMNDEDVIL, encoded by the coding sequence ATGGGTAAGCTTAAAATTCCTGCTGATGATACACCCTCCCGGGACGCCTTTGTGCCCCTGAACGCAGGCTTGGCCGCCTATAGGCAGATACTTACGCAAAGGGACAATCCCATTCCTCCGGAGCGCTCCGCTGATGGCCTTGTGAAGACCGGTGAAGGGCTTTCCAAGACCGTAAGGCCAGCGAAGAAGAAAGACACCGGTACAGAGCCGGTGTCCAGGTATCGGCGGGTGGCACAGTTTTTGGTTCTTGTGGGCAGCGACAAGGCTGCCGAGATCCTCTCCTACCTTGATCCTGATCAGGTTGAAGCTGTTTCCAAAGAGATAGTCAGCATCAAGGGCATCACCCCCGAAGAAGGAGAGGCGGTGCTGGACGAATTTCGTTCCCTCCTTTCTTCGCCTTACGCCTATTCCGGCTCGTCCCAGGGCGGGATAGAGGCTGCCCGGCGTCTTCTCTATGCAGCATTCGGCCCTGAAAAGGGCGAGAGTTTTTTGGTAAAGACCGTTCCCGAGGCTGCTGAAAACCCTTTCGATTTTTTGAAGGATTATAGCGGCGAACAGCTGGCTTTGTTTTTCCGTGACGAAAGCCCTGCGGCTATGGCAATGGTGCTTTCGCGCCTCCCCTCCCGGCTTTCCGCCGCAGCCCTTGCCAATACCGCCCCGGCCCGCAAGCTGGAGGTGGTGAAGCGTATTGCCCGCATGGGCGAGACCCACCCCGAGGTGATCGAGCGGGCAGCCGCCGCCATGAAGGAAAAGGCCCGCCACTTTGGGCGCAGCGACGATACAGCGGAGATGGACGGCATGGGGGCCCTCACGGCTATACTCAGACATTCGGATATATCCTTTGGCGACAGGCTTTTGGACGAATTAAGCTATGAAGATCCTGAATTAAGCAAAGGCCTTAAAGACAGGCTCTATACCCTGGATGACGTAGTTTTGGCTTCCGACCGGCCCATACAGGAAAAGCTCCATTCCATGCCGGATATGGACATAGCCCTGCTCATCAAAGGCCGTTCCGAAGCTTTTGTCAAAAAGATCATGGGCAACCTTTCTTCGGGAAGGGGGGAGCGGATCAGGGAAGAAGGCGAAATTATGGGGGCAGTCCCTAAAATTGAAGCAGAAGCAGCGGCCCGTGAATTTCTTGGATGGTTCAGGTTGAACCGTGAAGAAGGCCGCATACTAATGATGAACGATGAGGATGTGATTTTATGA